The proteins below are encoded in one region of Buttiauxella gaviniae:
- the ubiK gene encoding ubiquinone biosynthesis accessory factor UbiK, with translation MIDPKKIEQIARQVHESMPKGIREFGDDVEKKVRQVLQSQLTRLDLVSREEFDVQTQVLLRTREKLALLEQRLTELENRSVQAPEVTPPTEPQM, from the coding sequence ATGATTGACCCGAAAAAAATTGAACAGATCGCTCGCCAGGTTCACGAGTCAATGCCGAAAGGGATTCGTGAATTCGGGGATGATGTTGAAAAGAAAGTTCGCCAGGTTTTACAGTCGCAGTTAACCCGTTTGGATCTGGTCAGCCGTGAAGAGTTTGATGTACAAACTCAAGTGCTGCTGCGCACTCGTGAGAAACTCGCTTTGCTTGAACAGCGTTTGACTGAGCTTGAGAATCGTAGTGTTCAAGCGCCAGAAGTGACGCCACCGACTGAACCACAGATGTAA